In Pengzhenrongella sicca, a single genomic region encodes these proteins:
- a CDS encoding DNA-3-methyladenine glycosylase family protein, which produces MAEESATEASATYESATPVDLVSTLARLAHGRFDPTTRRAPDGALWRTTLAGAGPATCRLVQVNAHRVDARAWGPGARAALDGLPALLGAGDDPAAFAPLTPALAAAHLRHPGLRIPRTGRVLESLVPAVLEQRVISSTATTAWRWLLDRHGTPAPGPAPAGLRVVPDAQGWLRVPSWDFHRAGVDPGRARTVRACARVAHRLEEASSMSPADATRRLQAVPGVGPWTAAEVAQRALGDADAVSVGDYHLAAAVGWALVGRRVDDAEMLVLLEPWRPHRYRVIRLLELGGQARAPRRGPRLAVQDHRRG; this is translated from the coding sequence ATGGCCGAGGAGTCCGCGACCGAGGCGTCCGCGACCTACGAGTCCGCGACCCCGGTCGACCTGGTCAGCACGCTGGCGCGCCTGGCGCACGGCCGGTTCGACCCGACGACCCGGCGCGCGCCCGACGGCGCCCTGTGGCGCACGACCCTTGCCGGCGCCGGTCCGGCAACGTGCCGGCTCGTCCAGGTCAACGCCCACCGGGTCGACGCCCGCGCCTGGGGCCCGGGCGCCCGGGCGGCGCTCGACGGCCTGCCCGCGCTGCTCGGCGCGGGCGACGACCCCGCCGCCTTCGCCCCGCTCACCCCCGCCCTGGCGGCAGCGCACCTGCGCCACCCAGGGCTGCGGATCCCCCGTACCGGGCGGGTGCTGGAGTCACTCGTGCCCGCCGTGCTCGAGCAGCGCGTGATCTCCAGCACGGCGACGACGGCGTGGCGCTGGCTCCTGGACCGGCATGGAACGCCCGCGCCGGGGCCGGCTCCGGCGGGCCTGCGCGTGGTCCCGGATGCGCAGGGGTGGCTGCGCGTGCCGAGCTGGGACTTCCACCGCGCGGGCGTCGACCCCGGCCGCGCCCGTACCGTGCGGGCCTGCGCCCGGGTCGCGCACCGGCTCGAGGAGGCGTCGTCGATGAGCCCCGCCGACGCGACCCGCCGCCTGCAGGCCGTCCCCGGCGTCGGCCCATGGACCGCGGCCGAGGTCGCGCAGCGCGCGCTGGGGGACGCGGACGCCGTGTCGGTGGGCGACTACCACCTCGCCGCGGCCGTCGGCTGGGCGCTCGTCGGCCGCCGGGTCGACGACGCCGAGATGCTCGTGCTGCTCGAGCCGTGGCGGCCGCACCGGTACCGGGTCATCCGGCTGCTCGAGCTCGGCGGGCAGGCGCGCGCCCCGCGCCGCGGCCCACGCCTGGCCGTCCAGGACCACCGGCGCGGCTAG
- a CDS encoding ATP-dependent DNA ligase translates to MDLPVQPPVDPMLAKSVPAIPAGQRYEPKWDGFRAIVFRDGPDVEITSRNTKSIARYFPEVVAGALANLPQRCVLDGEIVVPSVTHAGLDFEALLQRIHPAASRVELLARTTPALFVAFDLLALDDEDLTARPFDDRRAGLVQALAGSGAEHPFYVTPSTDDVAVAARWFEQFEGAGLDGVVAKRADGPYLPGKRGWSKIKHDRTADCVVAGYRVHTSGPDAVGSLLLGLYTDNGSLASVGVVGAFTMARRRELFAELQPLRTDLAAHPWGAAVEAASARTPREAETSRWNRGKDLSFVPLRPERVLEVAYDHMEGTRLRHTAQFRHWRPDRDPLSCTYAQLEEPVSYALTDVLAAR, encoded by the coding sequence ATGGACCTTCCCGTTCAGCCGCCGGTCGACCCGATGCTCGCCAAGTCCGTCCCGGCCATCCCCGCGGGGCAGCGGTACGAGCCCAAGTGGGACGGATTCCGGGCGATCGTCTTCCGGGACGGCCCCGACGTCGAGATCACCAGCCGGAACACGAAGTCGATCGCGCGGTACTTCCCGGAGGTCGTCGCGGGCGCCCTCGCCAACCTGCCGCAGCGGTGCGTGCTCGACGGCGAGATCGTGGTCCCGAGCGTCACGCATGCGGGGCTCGACTTCGAGGCGCTCCTGCAGCGGATCCACCCGGCCGCCTCCCGCGTCGAGCTGCTCGCCCGGACGACGCCGGCCCTGTTCGTCGCGTTCGACCTGCTCGCGCTCGACGACGAGGACCTGACCGCCCGGCCGTTCGACGACCGGCGCGCGGGCCTCGTCCAGGCGCTGGCGGGCTCCGGCGCGGAGCACCCGTTCTACGTCACGCCGAGCACCGACGACGTCGCGGTCGCGGCCCGGTGGTTCGAGCAGTTCGAGGGCGCGGGCCTCGACGGCGTCGTCGCCAAGCGTGCGGACGGTCCGTACCTGCCCGGCAAGCGCGGCTGGAGCAAGATCAAGCACGACCGGACGGCCGACTGCGTCGTCGCCGGCTACCGCGTGCACACGTCGGGTCCGGACGCGGTCGGCTCGCTGCTGCTCGGCCTGTACACCGACAACGGCTCGCTCGCCTCCGTGGGGGTGGTCGGCGCCTTCACGATGGCCCGCCGGCGCGAGCTTTTCGCCGAGCTCCAACCCCTGCGCACCGACCTCGCCGCGCACCCGTGGGGGGCGGCGGTCGAGGCGGCGTCCGCGCGAACGCCGCGCGAGGCCGAGACCAGCCGGTGGAACCGGGGCAAGGACCTGTCGTTCGTCCCGCTGCGGCCCGAGCGCGTGCTGGAGGTCGCGTACGACCACATGGAGGGCACGCGGCTGCGGCACACCGCGCAGTTCCGGCACTGGCGGCCCGACCGCGACCCGCTCTCGTGCACCTACGCGCAGCTCGAGGAGCCGGTCAGCTACGCGCTGACGGACGTGCTCGCGGCCCGCTGA